TTCTGGGCCACGGCCGGGAGCGAGGAGGCGAGCAGCGCCAGTCCAGTCAGGACCATGAGGATGACGCGAACTCTTCTGGCCGCGACTTGCGTTCGATTTTGCGCCACGGGGACAGGCCCCGGTCGCCTAGAGGAGGGGCACTGCTGAAAGGCCTCGATCCAAAGCGATACCGTCAGGGTCGCCTTACTCGACAATGCCGGAGCCCCTGCAACGCCTCAATAGCCGCTACCTCACGAGGCTAAACTATGCTGAAAAAGCTAGCTCTGTCAACACGCTGAAGCTACTGAGCTGCATCCCGGACGGGTGATGTGTATTGTTGGCACTTTGGCAAAGAAGGTCCGCGTCGCCGCCCGCATCTGCAGGAGGACCCGCTCGTCGTCTGCCAGGTGATACCGACCATTCGGGCGTGAACTCTGCGCTGAATACCCGCCGGCCGCCTGCCTTCCGGGGAAAGTCACCCATGGACCTCCCGCGTCATCTTACGTCCCCAGGGTGTGGAAACGAAATGGGGTGCACTCCACGATTGACGCCAGCCTAGCTCTGCTGTGGCTACCGCGAGTGGAAGTGGGGCCGTTCGTGACCTGGGCGTTCCGTTCTACACCCTTTAGAGCACGAGCGCGGAGGAGCAACGACTAGAACCCAGGGTTACCTGAGACTCCCGTTACCACCGGCGATACGGTGCCCCCGTTGGAGGTGAAGGTGACACTCCCGTCAAAGGGTCCTTCCGCCGGGGGGCTGAAGCGCACCACCACCGCATGGCTTTGCCCCGCCCCGAGGCTGAAGGAGCCACCGGAGACGATGCTGAAGGGGGCCGAGGTGGAGGCGCTCCCGGACAGGGTCCCGCCACCCGTGTTCCGCACCGTGAAGGTCCGGTCCGCTGAGCCTCCCAGCGCGACGCTGCCAAAGTCTTGGGAACTCGGGGTCACCGAGAGGACCGGATTCGTTGGCGACACCGCGGTGCCAGTCACCACTGCCGAGACGTTGCCCCCGTTGGAGGTGAAGGTGACACTCCCGTCAAAGGGTC
This genomic interval from Candidatus Rokuibacteriota bacterium contains the following:
- a CDS encoding choice-of-anchor D domain-containing protein — translated: PFDGSVTFTSNGGNVSAVVTGTAVSPTNPVLSVTPSSQDFGSVALGGSADRTFTVRNTGGGTLSGSASTSAPFSIVSGGSFSLGAGQSHAVVVRFSPPAEGPFDGSVTFTSNGGTVSPVVTGVSGNPGF